One region of Camelina sativa cultivar DH55 chromosome 6, Cs, whole genome shotgun sequence genomic DNA includes:
- the LOC104792838 gene encoding probable signal peptidase complex subunit 2 gives MEEKKAETTNKNVKKANLLDHHSIKHILDESVSDIVTSRGYKEDVRLSNLKLILGTVIIVVALFAQFYNKKFPENRDFLIGCIALYVVLNAVLQLILYTKEKNAILFTYPPEGSFTSTGLVVSSKLPRFSDQYTLTIDSADPKSISAGKSVHLTKSVTQWFTKEGVLVEGLFWKDVEALIKNYAKEEPKKKK, from the exons atggaagagaagaaggcAGAAACGACGAACAAGAACGTGAAGAAGGCCAATCTATTGGACCACCACTCAATCAAGCACATCCTCGACGAATCCGTCTCCGAT ATCGTTACGAGCCGTGGTTACAAGGAGGATGTGAGGTTGAGCAACCTCAAACTGATTTTGGGAACGGTTATCATCGTTGTTGCTCTTTTTGCTCAGTTCTACAACAAGAAGTTCCCTGAGAACAGGGACTTTTTGATTGGATGCATCGCatt GTATGTGGTGTTGAATGCGGTGTTGCAGCTGATTCTGTACACTAAGGAGAAGAATGCCATTTTGTTCACATATCCTCCTGAG GGATCATTCACAAGCACTGGCTTGGTTGTATCTTCAAAGTTGCCCAGATTCTCTGATCAGTACACTCTCACCATCGACAGTGCTGATCCAAAATCAATCTCAGCTGGGAAGTCAGTTCATCTCACCAAAAGTGTCACCCAATG GTTCACAAAAGAAGGAGTTCTGGTTGAAGGTTTATTCTGGAAAGACGTGGAAGCACTAATCAAGAACTATGCAAAAGAggaaccaaagaagaagaaatga
- the LOC104792839 gene encoding peroxisomal nicotinamide adenine dinucleotide carrier-like isoform X2, giving the protein MSDALINGLAGAGGGIIAQLLTYPLQTVNTRQQTERDLKREKRKLGTIEHMCQVVKQEGWERLYGGLAPSLAGTAASQGVYYYFYQVFRNQAEAAALARSKKGLGDGSVGMFSSLLVAAFAGSVNVLMTNPIWVIVTRMQTHRKMTKDQTAASESSPSSDEQALVAVEPRPYGTFNTIREVYDEAGVTGFWKGVIPTLIMVSNPSMQFMLYETMLTKLKKKRALKGSNNVTALETFLLGAVAKLGATVTTYPLLVVKSRLQAKQVTTGDKRHQYKGTLDAILKMIRYEGLYGFYKGMSTKIVQSVLAAAVLFMIKEELVKGAKLLLSNATSSKIKSKPS; this is encoded by the exons ATGTCGGATGCTTTGATTAATGGATTGGCTGGAGCTGGTGGTGGGATCATTGCTCAGCTTCTCACTTATCCTCTTCAAACT GTAAATACGCGCCAGCAAACGGAGCGGGATCTGAAGAGGGAGAAGAGGAAACTTGGAACTATCGAACATATGTgtcag GTTGTCAAACAAGAGGGATGGGAGCGATTATACGGTGGTTTGGCGCCGTCTCTCGCTGGAACGGCTGCGTCACAG GGTGTATACTACTACTTCTACCAAGTGTTTCGGAATCAAGCTGAAGCTGCAGCTCTTGCTAGAAGTAAGAAAGGGTTGGGTGACGGATCAGTTGGGATGTTCTCTTCACTTTTAGTAGCAGCCTTCGCTGG ATCGGTTAATGTTCTTATGACGAATCCAATTTGGGTGATTGTTACACGCATGCAG ACCCACAGAAAAATGACAAAAGATCAAACAGCTGCCTCCGAGTCGTCACCTTCTTCTGATGAACAAGCTCTGGTTGCAGTTGAGCCGCGTCCATATGGAACCTTTAATACG ATTCGAGAGGTTTACGATGAAGCTGGAGTGACTGGCTTCTGGAAAGGTGTAATTCCAACATTGATCATG GTAAGTAATCCATCAATGCAATTTATGTTGTACGAGACAATGTTAACCAAGCTGAAGAAAAAGCGTGCATTGAAGGGTAGCAACAACGTTACCGCTTTGGAG ACATTTCTTCTGGGAGCTGTGGCTAAACTCGGAGCTACAGTCACAACTTATCCTCTTTTAGTTGTAAAGTCGCGACTTCAAGCCAAACAGGTCACAACAGGGGACAAAAGACACCAATACAAAG GAACGTTGGATGCAATCCTGAAAATGATTCGATACGAAGGGCTTTACGGGTTTTACAAGGGGATGAGCACAAAGATTGTGCAAAGCGTATTAGCGGCTGCGGTTCTGTTCATGATCAAGGAAGAGCTTGTGAAGGGAGCTAAGTTGTTGCTCTCAAACGCAACCTCTAGCAAAATCAAATCCAAGCCTTCTTGA
- the LOC104792839 gene encoding peroxisomal nicotinamide adenine dinucleotide carrier-like isoform X1, producing the protein MSDALINGLAGAGGGIIAQLLTYPLQTVNTRQQTERDLKREKRKLGTIEHMCQVVKQEGWERLYGGLAPSLAGTAASQGVYYYFYQVFRNQAEAAALARSKKGLGDGSVGMFSSLLVAAFAGVACLMEPSRWMVLIFTVRSVNVLMTNPIWVIVTRMQTHRKMTKDQTAASESSPSSDEQALVAVEPRPYGTFNTIREVYDEAGVTGFWKGVIPTLIMVSNPSMQFMLYETMLTKLKKKRALKGSNNVTALETFLLGAVAKLGATVTTYPLLVVKSRLQAKQVTTGDKRHQYKGTLDAILKMIRYEGLYGFYKGMSTKIVQSVLAAAVLFMIKEELVKGAKLLLSNATSSKIKSKPS; encoded by the exons ATGTCGGATGCTTTGATTAATGGATTGGCTGGAGCTGGTGGTGGGATCATTGCTCAGCTTCTCACTTATCCTCTTCAAACT GTAAATACGCGCCAGCAAACGGAGCGGGATCTGAAGAGGGAGAAGAGGAAACTTGGAACTATCGAACATATGTgtcag GTTGTCAAACAAGAGGGATGGGAGCGATTATACGGTGGTTTGGCGCCGTCTCTCGCTGGAACGGCTGCGTCACAG GGTGTATACTACTACTTCTACCAAGTGTTTCGGAATCAAGCTGAAGCTGCAGCTCTTGCTAGAAGTAAGAAAGGGTTGGGTGACGGATCAGTTGGGATGTTCTCTTCACTTTTAGTAGCAGCCTTCGCTGG TGTTGCTTGTTTAATGGAGCCTTCTAGGTGGATGGTCTTAATTTTTACTGTCAG ATCGGTTAATGTTCTTATGACGAATCCAATTTGGGTGATTGTTACACGCATGCAG ACCCACAGAAAAATGACAAAAGATCAAACAGCTGCCTCCGAGTCGTCACCTTCTTCTGATGAACAAGCTCTGGTTGCAGTTGAGCCGCGTCCATATGGAACCTTTAATACG ATTCGAGAGGTTTACGATGAAGCTGGAGTGACTGGCTTCTGGAAAGGTGTAATTCCAACATTGATCATG GTAAGTAATCCATCAATGCAATTTATGTTGTACGAGACAATGTTAACCAAGCTGAAGAAAAAGCGTGCATTGAAGGGTAGCAACAACGTTACCGCTTTGGAG ACATTTCTTCTGGGAGCTGTGGCTAAACTCGGAGCTACAGTCACAACTTATCCTCTTTTAGTTGTAAAGTCGCGACTTCAAGCCAAACAGGTCACAACAGGGGACAAAAGACACCAATACAAAG GAACGTTGGATGCAATCCTGAAAATGATTCGATACGAAGGGCTTTACGGGTTTTACAAGGGGATGAGCACAAAGATTGTGCAAAGCGTATTAGCGGCTGCGGTTCTGTTCATGATCAAGGAAGAGCTTGTGAAGGGAGCTAAGTTGTTGCTCTCAAACGCAACCTCTAGCAAAATCAAATCCAAGCCTTCTTGA
- the LOC104792840 gene encoding uncharacterized protein LOC104792840, with the protein MDLFVMVVGASGIGDGGEKEYNYKVRAWTNEEYSCQTKIVTTNADPEFREVLHLPQHRAASFLNLELFSVNSTDTDGFFIGRANTALPMKTNTNVYRKVKLENLDTSGNIVTVGYLEVYLGLETG; encoded by the coding sequence atggactTATTTGTAATGGTAGTAGGAGCATCAGGGATTGGCGACGGGGGTGAGAAGGAATACAACTACAAGGTGAGAGCTTGGACAAACGAAGAATATTCATGCCAAACAAAGATTGTGACAACTAACGCAGATCCTGAGTTCCGTGAGGTTCTGCATCTTCCTCAACACAGGGCTGCATCGTTTCTCAATTTAGAGCTGTTCAGCGTAAATTCAACTGACACAGACGGGTTTTTCATTGGGAGAGCAAACACAGCCTTGCCCATGAAGACAAATACTAATGTCTATCGTAAGGTCAAACTTGAGAATTTGGATACCAGTGGAAATATCGTTACTGTTGGTTATCTTGAAGTGTATCTTGGCCTCGAGActggttaa
- the LOC104792842 gene encoding uncharacterized acetyltransferase At3g50280-like, with translation MPCLENSVTIISRSRVFPDQKSTLVDLKLSVSDLPMLSCHYIQKGCLFTRPHVPPHALLAHLKHSLSLTLSHFPPLAGRLSTSSSGHVFLTCNDAGADFVSAEAKSVYVSDVLAGIDVPDVVKEFFTYDRAVSYEGHNRPILAVQVTELIDGVFIGCSVNHAVTDGTSLWNFINTFAEMSRGVENVTRQPDFTRESVLISPAVLKVPHGGPKVTFDENAPLRERIFSFSKESIQELKAAVNKKKWLTVDNGEIDGVELLGKQSNDKLNGKENGKLTEMLESLFGRNDAVSKTVEISSFQSLCALLWRAITRARKHPSSKTTTFRMAVNCRHRLNPKMNPEYFGNAIQSVPTFATAGEVLSRDLRWCADQLKQSVAAHQDGRIRSVVADWEANPRCFPLGNADGASVTMGSSPRFPMYDNDFGWGRPVAVRSGRSNKFDGKISAFPGREGNGTVDLEVVLSPETMAGIESDGEFMRYVTKNY, from the coding sequence atgccTTGTTTAGAGAACTCTGTAACGATAATCTCAAGAAGCAGAGTCTTCCCTGATCAAAAGTCAACGCTCGTTGACCTCAAGCTCTCCGTCTCCGATCTCCCTATGCTCTCTTGCCACTACATCCAAAAAGGCTGTCTCTTCACGCGCCCCCACGTCCCGCCGCACGCGCTTCTCGCTCACCTCAAACACTCTCTCTCCCTCACTCTCTCCCACTTCCCTCCTCTCGCCGGACGCCTCTCAACCTCCTCCTCCGGCCACGTTTTCCTCACCTGCAATGACGCCGGCGCAGATTTCGTCTCCGCCGAAGCTAAATCAGTCTACGTCAGCGACGTTCTCGCCGGAATCGACGTTCCCGACGTGGTCAAAGAGTTTTTCACCTACGACAGAGCCGTCAGCTACGAGGGACATAACAGACCTATCCTCGCCGTTCAGGTGACGGAGCTCATCGACGGCGTTTTCATCGGATGCTCCGTTAACCATGCCGTCACCGACGGAACCTCGCTCTGGAACTTCATCAACACCTTCGCGGAGATGTCTAGAGGTGTCGAGAATGTGACACGTCAGCCTGATTTTACGCGGGAGTCTGTGCTAATCTCACCGGCTGTGCTCAAAGTTCCTCACGGTGGTCCTAAGGTGACGTTCGACGAGAACGCACCGTTGCGCGAGCggatttttagttttagtaaaGAATCGATTCAGGAGCTTAAAGCTGCggtgaacaagaagaagtggtTGACGGTTGATAACGGCGAAATAGACGGCGTCGAGTTGTTAGGGAAGCAAAGCAACGATAAACTTAACGGAAAAGAAAACGGTAAATTAACGGAAATGTTGGAGAGTTTGTTCGGTAGAAACGACGCCGTTTCTAAAACCGTCGAGATCTCGTCGTTTCAGTCTCTGTGCGCTTTGCTGTGGCGTGCGATCACCCGCGCGAGGAAGCATCCGAGTTctaaaacgacgacgtttcgTATGGCTGTGAACTGTCGCCACCGTTTGAATCCTAAGATGAACCCAGAGTATTTCGGAAACGCGATTCAGAGCGTTCCGACGTTCGCGACGGCGGGAGAGGTTTTGTCTCGCGATCTTAGATGGTGCGCAGATCAGCTTAAGCAGAGCGTGGCGGCTCATCAGGACGGGAGGATTCGAAGCGTTGTGGCGGATTGGGAAGCGAATCCAAGGTGTTTTCCTCTTGGGAATGCCGACGGAGCTTCGGTTACGATGGGGAGCTCGCCGAGGTTTCCGATGTACGATAACGATTTCGGTTGGGGAAGACCCGTGGCGGTTAGAAGCGGACGGTCGAATAAGTTCGACGGAAAGATTTCGGCTTTTCCGGGGAGGGAAGGAAACGGGACTGTTGATTTAGAGGTTGTTTTATCGCCGGAGACTATGGCTGGGATTGAATCTGACGGCGAGTTTATGCGATACGTGACTAAAAATTATTAA